A part of Microbacterium terregens genomic DNA contains:
- the rpsB gene encoding 30S ribosomal protein S2 has translation MAVVTIRQLLDSGVHFGHQTRRWNPKVKRFILTERSGIHIIDLQQSLTYIDKAYEFVKETVAHGGTVLFVGTKKQAQEIIAEQATRVGQPYVNQRWLGGLLTNFQTVSKRLARMKELEELDYENPADSGFTKKELLLKKRELTKLHKSLGGIRNMSKTPSAIWVVDAKREHLAVNEATKLGIPIIGILDTNADPDELQYPIPGNDDAIRSVGLLTRIIADAAAEGLIQRHQPSDAAEAAEPLTDWERELLEQSTPEQSSAETEKVADVALAEAEASELVVDEQAAEVEAATESADDVAGAEAHDEAIADAAGEPVADVEAAEAEDAK, from the coding sequence ATGGCCGTCGTCACCATTCGCCAGCTGCTCGACAGCGGCGTCCATTTCGGACACCAGACCCGCCGGTGGAACCCGAAAGTCAAGCGCTTCATTCTCACCGAGCGCAGCGGCATCCACATCATCGACCTGCAGCAGTCGCTGACGTACATCGACAAGGCGTACGAGTTCGTCAAGGAGACCGTCGCCCACGGCGGCACCGTCCTCTTCGTCGGAACCAAGAAGCAGGCGCAGGAGATCATCGCCGAGCAGGCGACCCGCGTCGGCCAGCCGTACGTGAACCAGCGCTGGCTGGGCGGCCTCCTCACCAACTTCCAGACGGTCTCCAAGCGTCTCGCGCGCATGAAGGAGCTCGAGGAGCTCGACTACGAGAACCCGGCTGACAGCGGCTTCACCAAGAAGGAGCTGCTGCTGAAGAAGCGCGAGCTCACCAAGCTGCACAAGTCGCTCGGCGGCATCCGGAACATGTCCAAGACGCCGTCTGCCATCTGGGTCGTCGACGCCAAGCGCGAGCACCTCGCGGTAAACGAGGCCACGAAGCTCGGCATCCCGATCATCGGCATCCTGGACACGAACGCCGACCCGGACGAGCTCCAGTACCCGATCCCCGGTAACGACGACGCGATCCGCTCGGTGGGCCTGCTCACCCGCATCATCGCCGACGCCGCCGCCGAGGGCCTCATCCAGCGCCACCAGCCCTCCGACGCTGCAGAGGCCGCAGAGCCCCTCACCGACTGGGAGCGCGAGCTGCTCGAGCAGAGCACGCCCGAGCAGTCCTCCGCCGAGACCGAGAAGGTCGCCGACGTCGCGCTGGCCGAAGCCGAGGCTTCCGAGCTGGTCGTCGACGAGCAGGCAGCCGAGGTCGAAGCGGCAACCGAGTCGGCCGATGACGTCGCCGGTGCCGAGGCTCACGACGAGGCCATCGCGGACGCCGCCGGCGAGCCCGTGGCCGACGTCGAAGCCGCAGAAGCCGAAGACGCCAAGTAG
- a CDS encoding M23 family metallopeptidase, with amino-acid sequence MPVPRTPAARTVVRRRLSGWLAIWTATVVLSATGLTPPAAAVSRAIEASPAVDLSTLGWVWPAARFRLVRPFVAPAHEYAPGHRGIDLEPTGGSAVRAPADGVVAFSGSVAGRGILTIDHGGGLITTLEPVESALEPGTPVRRGEDVAALAVGGHALPGTLHFGVRSDGAYVNPMLLLGGVPRAVLLPCCD; translated from the coding sequence ATGCCCGTCCCTCGCACACCCGCTGCCCGCACCGTCGTTCGGCGGCGACTGAGCGGATGGCTGGCGATCTGGACGGCGACGGTCGTCTTGTCGGCAACCGGCCTGACCCCACCGGCCGCCGCGGTCTCGAGAGCGATCGAGGCGTCGCCGGCGGTGGATCTGTCAACGCTGGGCTGGGTGTGGCCGGCAGCGCGGTTCCGGCTGGTACGGCCGTTCGTCGCACCCGCGCACGAATACGCCCCGGGGCACCGCGGGATCGATCTCGAACCCACTGGCGGCTCTGCCGTGCGCGCGCCGGCCGACGGTGTCGTGGCGTTCTCGGGAAGCGTCGCCGGCCGCGGCATCCTGACGATCGATCACGGCGGAGGACTCATCACGACCCTCGAACCGGTCGAGTCCGCGCTCGAACCGGGAACTCCCGTGCGGAGAGGCGAGGACGTGGCGGCCCTCGCGGTCGGCGGTCACGCGCTGCCGGGGACCCTGCACTTCGGGGTGCGGTCGGACGGCGCGTACGTCAACCCGATGCTGCTGTTGGGAGGGGTTCCGCGCGCGGTGCTGCTCCCCTGCTGCGACTGA